One window of Chamaesiphon minutus PCC 6605 genomic DNA carries:
- a CDS encoding transposase → MSKSGKQTWGVDNFYNGSISKSQKGLEISVIAVVDVLAHQGYTLSVQQTAKTERQPIPDAKPTAKKKRKSKSKSKSKSKSKSKSKSKAKTEPVISERVKGYLKQLKIARSHLPAVVKYLTADSFYSKKSVVDGVIELDLHLISKLRIDADLRYCYTGKQKPKGAPRKYDGKVNLSDLSRLEFGGELANGTKLYSQVVWHVSLKRKIRIVYLVDQRHPEKQRVALLFSTDTMINPISLYEYYKSRFQIEFIFRDAKQFTGLCDCQSRHQQSLDFHFNASLAALNIAKLEQQKTQSDTGEDSQPQSFSMATYKRLALNGHLLERFISMLELDPTLIKSHPNYDSLLHYGSLAP, encoded by the coding sequence ATCAGCAAGAGTGGAAAACAGACATGGGGAGTAGATAATTTCTATAACGGTAGTATCAGCAAGTCTCAAAAAGGGTTAGAAATTTCGGTGATTGCAGTGGTGGATGTATTAGCCCATCAAGGTTACACTCTCTCAGTACAACAAACTGCAAAAACCGAGCGTCAACCCATCCCCGACGCGAAACCAACGGCGAAGAAGAAGCGTAAATCGAAGTCGAAATCGAAGTCGAAATCGAAGTCGAAATCTAAATCTAAATCGAAAGCGAAAACAGAACCAGTGATTTCTGAGCGAGTCAAAGGCTATCTGAAACAACTGAAAATAGCTCGCTCCCATTTGCCTGCGGTAGTAAAATATTTAACCGCAGACAGCTTTTACAGTAAGAAATCTGTTGTTGATGGGGTGATTGAGCTAGACCTTCATTTGATTAGCAAATTGCGGATTGATGCGGATCTACGATACTGCTACACTGGCAAGCAAAAGCCCAAAGGTGCGCCGCGTAAGTATGATGGCAAGGTGAATTTGAGTGATTTGTCCCGACTGGAATTCGGTGGTGAGTTAGCTAATGGCACTAAATTGTATAGCCAAGTGGTTTGGCATGTTTCACTTAAACGTAAAATTCGCATCGTTTACTTGGTTGACCAACGTCATCCCGAGAAGCAGCGAGTAGCTTTGCTCTTTTCTACCGACACGATGATTAATCCCATCAGTCTGTACGAGTACTACAAATCTCGGTTTCAAATCGAATTCATCTTTCGTGATGCCAAACAATTTACTGGGCTTTGCGACTGTCAATCCCGCCACCAACAATCCCTGGATTTTCATTTCAATGCATCCTTGGCAGCTCTCAATATTGCCAAGCTTGAACAGCAAAAAACTCAGTCGGATACTGGGGAAGATTCACAGCCGCAATCTTTTTCAATGGCAACTTACAAGCGGCTAGCTCTCAATGGACATCTACTTGAGCGGTTTATTTCCATGTTAGAACTTGACCCGACTTTGATTAAATCCCATCCTAACTACGATAGTCTTCTCCACTATGGCTCTCTAGCTCCATAA
- a CDS encoding redoxin domain-containing protein codes for MDKSIWQRRQFLYFGLGAIGMGVTTACGIGSQQVNNSNSISSANAMPIKSTEIAASNSLPEFQGIQEWLNSSPLTKKDLQGSVALIHIWTFACINCQRTLPYIVKWHQQYAKQGLKVVSVHTPEFPYERKIANIQAAIKKHGITYPVAVDNDFKTWQAYKNEYWPHLFLANRQGTIVNDRIGEGAYSIVRTPFEKKNDRSIQKKQFIA; via the coding sequence ATGGATAAGTCTATCTGGCAAAGGCGACAATTTCTATATTTCGGATTGGGTGCGATCGGCATGGGAGTCACAACAGCATGTGGAATTGGCTCTCAACAGGTCAATAATTCTAATAGTATTTCTAGTGCGAATGCCATGCCTATCAAATCTACAGAGATTGCGGCGAGTAATTCTTTACCCGAATTTCAGGGCATTCAAGAGTGGTTGAATTCATCCCCACTCACCAAAAAAGATCTTCAAGGTAGCGTCGCGTTAATTCACATTTGGACATTTGCTTGCATCAACTGTCAGCGCACTTTGCCCTATATCGTCAAGTGGCATCAACAGTATGCCAAACAAGGGCTAAAAGTCGTCAGCGTGCATACCCCAGAGTTTCCCTACGAGCGGAAGATTGCCAATATTCAAGCCGCAATTAAAAAGCATGGCATCACCTATCCCGTAGCTGTCGATAACGACTTCAAAACCTGGCAAGCCTACAAAAATGAGTATTGGCCGCATCTATTTTTAGCGAATCGGCAAGGTACGATCGTAAACGATCGTATTGGCGAGGGAGCTTATTCAATAGTCCGGACACCTTTTGAAAAGAAAAATGATCGATCGATCCAAAAAAAGCAATTCATCGCTTAA
- a CDS encoding DUF2721 domain-containing protein, producing MSHLDRLLLDLLRHHHQVHDVLVLIYLSILVFMLDMLVIALATANNTSWLHQLVIIVFLVGIGILLVGMVLMAAELRTSHYSIQLAVGQNCRLRKR from the coding sequence GTGAGCCATCTCGATCGTCTGTTGCTAGATCTGTTACGCCACCATCATCAAGTGCATGACGTTTTGGTGCTAATTTATCTGTCGATACTCGTCTTTATGTTAGATATGTTAGTCATCGCACTAGCCACCGCTAACAATACGAGCTGGCTGCATCAGCTTGTCATTATTGTGTTCTTAGTTGGGATTGGTATTTTGTTAGTTGGGATGGTACTAATGGCTGCCGAGCTGCGGACTTCTCACTACTCTATTCAGTTAGCAGTCGGTCAAAATTGTCGATTACGCAAACGATGA
- a CDS encoding DM13 domain-containing protein: protein MKFIQVTILSLASLLVISSAKAAIQSRVPAGSIAIDYPMEIREQPTQISPSARPFQLAATIKSGTFVRAEQPTRGGASIVTQNGRSFLQLDARFKTSSQGPDLVVALHLSPNVLGATKAPNYALKGGDYIVLSRLKKYSGAQRYAIPANINLANYRSAVIWCRKFNATFGVASLS, encoded by the coding sequence ATGAAATTCATCCAAGTAACAATTCTGTCTTTGGCTTCTTTACTAGTAATTAGCTCTGCAAAAGCCGCGATCCAAAGTCGGGTTCCGGCAGGATCGATCGCGATTGATTATCCGATGGAAATACGCGAACAGCCAACTCAGATTAGTCCTTCGGCTCGTCCTTTTCAGTTAGCAGCAACCATCAAGTCCGGCACATTCGTTCGGGCAGAACAACCGACCAGAGGTGGTGCTAGTATTGTGACCCAAAACGGTCGATCGTTTCTACAACTAGACGCGCGATTTAAAACTTCTAGTCAGGGTCCCGATCTGGTAGTTGCTTTGCATCTTTCTCCTAATGTACTCGGCGCGACTAAAGCACCTAACTATGCGTTGAAAGGTGGTGATTATATTGTGTTATCTCGCCTGAAAAAATATAGTGGTGCCCAACGCTATGCCATTCCTGCCAACATCAATCTCGCAAATTATCGATCGGCAGTAATTTGGTGTCGCAAATTCAATGCTACTTTTGGTGTTGCTAGTTTGAGCTAA
- a CDS encoding TetR family transcriptional regulator C-terminal domain-containing protein, with protein sequence MSNPFPEQAIAAWFQLLSGTANQPGETKGCFALNSLIEMAPHDADVAKMLEYQYARIGKLLETAISKGQKAGVFRQDLSARQLQQMLLVTANGTLASSRAEFLKPHLPNVAESVLAVLKA encoded by the coding sequence TTGAGTAATCCCTTTCCAGAACAGGCAATCGCTGCTTGGTTTCAGCTTTTATCTGGTACAGCAAACCAACCCGGAGAAACCAAAGGCTGTTTTGCCCTCAATAGTCTGATTGAGATGGCTCCCCATGATGCTGATGTTGCCAAGATGTTGGAGTATCAATATGCCCGCATTGGTAAGCTGCTGGAAACCGCGATCTCAAAGGGGCAAAAAGCTGGAGTCTTCCGCCAAGATCTGTCTGCTCGACAGTTACAGCAAATGTTGCTGGTTACTGCCAATGGCACGTTAGCTTCGAGTCGAGCGGAATTTCTGAAACCGCATCTACCCAATGTTGCCGAATCGGTATTAGCTGTACTGAAAGCATAA
- a CDS encoding tetratricopeptide repeat protein, which translates to MAIYADRVRSGKSADRERELSLAQNYFERAIDLHTKFEQQEDLAISLNNLAELYRSTGRYAAAEPLYVRALEILEQSLGINHPNTQTIRENLQILRQTPATE; encoded by the coding sequence ATGGCTATATATGCCGATCGGGTACGATCTGGAAAATCGGCAGATCGAGAACGGGAATTGTCACTAGCTCAAAACTACTTTGAACGTGCGATCGATCTACACACCAAGTTTGAACAACAAGAAGATCTGGCTATATCTCTAAATAATCTGGCTGAATTGTACAGATCGACAGGCAGATATGCCGCAGCCGAACCTCTGTATGTGCGAGCATTAGAAATTCTCGAACAGAGTTTGGGCATCAATCACCCCAATACCCAAACCATCCGAGAGAATCTGCAAATTCTGCGGCAAACACCAGCAACAGAATAG
- a CDS encoding HAMP domain-containing sensor histidine kinase, whose amino-acid sequence MQPIDRFRAKLQQLKQQHFDPASLQFRLTVEISLLSILGLSSVAAWTSWKMQQLLITTHTQQVEYIATRFPRDVELYSEMLPVATGLQKTIDNVSVPGLAIWVKSTDGNQLLAQSSQVSDEIMSIADMPLKPQVYPVGDRYLILYRGLVTARNKPLGKVYMAQDVTSEQKQLMTAIQGLAAVCCLATIATIFAIALRIRQSLQPLQEMSQIAGAISAADLNKAQLQLTQAPSEVKELAQTFNMMLARLADAWENQRQFVGNVSHELRTPLTVVVGYLQSVLRRSTNLNDYQQEALSTAASEAERTVRLLQDLLNLARADSGYAHYHLERLSLNDVVAEIAQMTEKYSDRAIRVEATASIEAIADRDRLQQVLINLIDNAVKYSAAEQPIILSIDRCDGQAIIRVIDRGVGIPLQDQSRIFERFYRVDEARTRLPQAGIQATSDGHGLGLAIVKTLVEGMGGSISVRSKLGEGTEFTISLPT is encoded by the coding sequence ATGCAACCGATCGATAGATTCAGAGCGAAGCTCCAGCAACTCAAACAGCAACATTTCGATCCGGCATCGTTGCAATTTCGGCTCACCGTAGAGATCTCGCTGCTGTCAATTCTCGGCTTGAGTAGCGTCGCAGCCTGGACGAGCTGGAAAATGCAGCAGTTGTTGATAACTACCCATACGCAGCAAGTTGAATATATTGCCACTCGGTTTCCCCGCGATGTCGAACTCTACAGTGAGATGTTGCCAGTTGCCACGGGACTGCAAAAAACGATCGATAATGTCTCCGTGCCTGGATTGGCAATTTGGGTCAAAAGTACCGACGGCAATCAGCTTCTAGCCCAATCGAGCCAGGTAAGCGACGAAATCATGTCGATCGCCGATATGCCGCTCAAACCCCAAGTGTACCCAGTGGGCGATCGCTATCTAATTTTGTATCGCGGACTAGTCACAGCGCGCAATAAGCCCCTGGGCAAGGTCTATATGGCGCAAGATGTCACATCAGAACAAAAGCAACTAATGACCGCCATCCAGGGGCTAGCAGCCGTCTGCTGTTTGGCAACGATCGCCACCATCTTCGCGATCGCCTTACGGATTCGCCAATCGCTGCAACCTTTACAAGAAATGAGCCAGATTGCTGGCGCAATCTCGGCAGCAGATTTGAATAAAGCCCAGTTGCAACTCACTCAGGCTCCGAGTGAAGTCAAGGAATTGGCGCAAACTTTTAATATGATGCTGGCGCGGCTGGCGGATGCTTGGGAAAATCAGCGTCAGTTTGTCGGCAATGTGTCCCATGAGTTACGCACGCCGTTGACGGTGGTAGTCGGCTATTTGCAAAGCGTTCTCCGCCGCAGTACCAATCTCAATGATTACCAGCAAGAAGCCCTCTCTACAGCGGCATCAGAAGCCGAACGCACGGTGCGATTGCTTCAGGACTTGTTGAACTTGGCACGCGCCGATAGTGGCTACGCTCACTACCATCTCGAACGGTTATCGCTCAATGATGTCGTCGCAGAAATCGCCCAGATGACGGAGAAATATAGCGACCGAGCGATTCGTGTTGAGGCGACAGCCAGTATCGAAGCTATTGCCGATCGAGACAGGCTTCAGCAAGTATTAATCAATTTAATCGATAATGCGGTGAAATATTCAGCAGCAGAACAACCGATTATCTTGAGTATAGATCGCTGCGACGGACAGGCAATAATTCGAGTAATCGATCGCGGGGTGGGGATTCCGCTTCAAGATCAGAGTCGGATTTTTGAGCGTTTTTATCGGGTAGATGAAGCGCGGACTCGCTTGCCACAAGCGGGGATTCAAGCCACTAGTGACGGACATGGGTTGGGTTTGGCGATCGTCAAGACGTTGGTAGAAGGGATGGGTGGGAGTATTTCGGTGCGATCGAAGTTGGGTGAAGGTACAGAGTTTACAATTTCGTTGCCAACATAG
- a CDS encoding helix-turn-helix domain-containing protein: protein MKSHNSHIGSAFDECMEADLLTEANEIAIKRVIAWQLQQEITSKQMTKTSVAKAMGTSRAAVDRLLDPTNTSVTLNTLGKAASVLGKRIKIELVEG, encoded by the coding sequence ATGAAAAGTCATAATTCTCATATCGGCTCTGCTTTTGATGAGTGTATGGAAGCAGACTTACTGACAGAAGCTAATGAAATTGCTATCAAAAGAGTCATTGCTTGGCAGCTTCAGCAAGAAATTACATCGAAGCAAATGACTAAAACTAGCGTCGCCAAAGCAATGGGTACCAGCCGCGCCGCAGTTGACAGGCTGCTCGATCCAACCAATACTTCTGTAACTCTCAACACCCTGGGTAAAGCAGCTAGCGTTCTGGGTAAACGAATTAAGATCGAGCTGGTTGAAGGCTAA
- a CDS encoding type II toxin-antitoxin system VapC family toxin yields MRLKYLLDTNVVSELMRPVPNPIIVDRIDVHHSEIAIASVVIHELLYGCLRLPESKKRQTLLNSIDESALSRPVIDYDSEAAQLHAQERARLSKIGKTLAFADGQIASIAASNDLILVTNNVADFQYFENLKIENWFESGATR; encoded by the coding sequence ATGAGGCTCAAATATTTACTCGATACCAACGTTGTTTCAGAGTTGATGCGTCCAGTTCCCAATCCTATAATTGTCGATCGAATCGATGTCCATCATTCAGAAATAGCGATTGCTAGCGTTGTGATTCACGAACTACTGTACGGTTGTCTTCGACTACCTGAATCCAAGAAGCGTCAGACTCTTTTAAATTCGATCGATGAGTCAGCTCTCAGTCGGCCAGTAATTGATTATGATTCTGAAGCTGCTCAGTTACACGCTCAAGAAAGAGCGCGATTATCAAAAATTGGTAAAACTCTAGCCTTCGCAGATGGACAAATTGCTAGTATTGCTGCCTCTAACGATCTGATTTTAGTAACTAATAACGTTGCCGATTTTCAATATTTTGAGAACTTAAAAATAGAGAACTGGTTTGAGAGCGGAGCAACTCGATGA
- a CDS encoding DMT family transporter produces MPRLPALMMPSSSYRLKQFTNRIPGQVYLWLAVPIFGASSALTRKITEIGAMNFVGGHNPISLCNVLFVGNLCALLVLVTIHRSQWNRATLSRISQREWVSLVVVAILAGALAPGLIFQALAWTPVTNVVLLGRLEPPLTLALSIWLLRERVDKWEFLGAIIAFVGVVLTVVLQPARANMLPIMGLSTGWGEILTVLGAIALAIATIVGKQRLARVPLGIYNTVRTGLGTLVFFCVALSLYGRYHFTDVLSPFLWQWMLLYGAIIVVVGQSFWTAGLRASSVATASIVGSFTPIFGILAAYLILGEVPTHAQYIGGSVILLGVILSLVGIKKRANCRQRVGAVDLEQSIESKMGFKGI; encoded by the coding sequence ATGCCGCGACTCCCAGCACTGATGATGCCATCTAGCTCCTACCGACTGAAGCAATTTACCAATCGCATCCCCGGACAAGTCTATCTCTGGCTGGCTGTGCCGATTTTTGGGGCTTCTAGTGCCCTGACGCGCAAGATTACCGAAATTGGCGCGATGAATTTTGTCGGCGGACACAATCCGATCTCGCTGTGCAACGTGTTGTTTGTGGGCAATCTGTGCGCGTTGTTGGTATTAGTTACCATCCATCGATCGCAATGGAATCGCGCGACTCTAAGTCGCATCTCGCAGCGAGAATGGGTGAGTTTAGTTGTAGTGGCGATCTTAGCTGGCGCACTGGCTCCAGGCTTGATTTTTCAAGCACTAGCCTGGACTCCTGTGACTAATGTAGTATTGCTCGGTCGATTGGAACCGCCCTTAACCTTGGCGTTATCGATCTGGCTGCTGCGCGAGCGTGTAGATAAATGGGAATTTCTAGGGGCAATTATCGCTTTCGTGGGGGTCGTACTCACAGTCGTCCTACAACCCGCACGGGCGAATATGCTGCCGATTATGGGCTTGTCAACGGGGTGGGGGGAAATACTGACGGTGTTAGGGGCGATTGCGTTAGCCATAGCCACGATCGTCGGCAAACAGCGACTTGCCAGAGTACCATTAGGCATCTACAACACCGTGCGGACGGGATTGGGCACACTGGTATTTTTCTGTGTTGCCTTGAGTTTATACGGTCGTTACCATTTTACCGATGTTCTCTCGCCATTTCTGTGGCAATGGATGTTGTTATACGGTGCGATTATTGTCGTCGTGGGACAATCGTTTTGGACTGCGGGTTTGCGTGCTTCATCGGTGGCGACAGCATCGATCGTCGGTTCGTTTACGCCGATCTTTGGGATTTTAGCTGCTTATTTAATTTTGGGTGAAGTGCCTACCCACGCTCAATATATCGGCGGAAGTGTTATTTTATTAGGCGTGATTTTGAGTCTGGTAGGTATTAAGAAGCGAGCCAATTGTCGGCAACGAGTCGGTGCTGTCGATCTAGAACAATCGATCGAATCCAAAATGGGATTCAAAGGAATTTAG
- a CDS encoding serine/threonine protein kinase, producing the protein MTIDLPGYQAIEKFYESSRSVLYRARRCADLVPVILKIADRESRSPADIDRFQLEYDILRSLNIEGIVTTYGLETYRENSVIVLEDFGGKSLQMWLSERTFNLGEFLYLAIRLTSILGEIHQHNIIHKDINPSNIVFNPTTGQVKIVDFGLATIRSPETPLVRDPNLLEGTLAYISPEQTGRMNRSIDYRTDFYSLGVTFYRLLCARPSTKIYSMYAINLSS; encoded by the coding sequence ATGACGATCGATCTTCCTGGCTATCAAGCGATTGAAAAATTCTATGAAAGCTCTAGATCGGTGCTGTACCGAGCGCGACGCTGTGCGGATCTCGTACCTGTCATCCTCAAAATAGCCGATCGAGAATCTCGATCGCCCGCAGATATCGACAGGTTTCAGTTGGAATACGACATTTTGCGAAGCTTAAATATTGAAGGTATAGTTACAACTTATGGTTTAGAAACTTATCGAGAAAATTCTGTTATCGTTCTCGAAGATTTTGGTGGTAAATCTCTCCAAATGTGGCTGAGCGAGCGCACATTCAATCTAGGAGAATTTCTATATTTAGCAATTAGGCTAACATCAATTTTAGGCGAAATTCATCAACACAACATTATTCACAAGGATATTAATCCATCTAATATCGTCTTCAATCCCACCACGGGACAGGTAAAGATTGTCGATTTTGGACTCGCCACCATCCGATCGCCAGAAACCCCCCTAGTTCGCGATCCCAATTTGCTCGAAGGTACCCTAGCTTACATTTCCCCAGAGCAGACAGGGCGCATGAATCGATCGATCGATTATCGAACTGACTTCTATTCATTAGGGGTGACATTTTATCGATTGTTGTGCGCTCGTCCGTCAACCAAAATCTATTCTATGTACGCCATTAATTTATCAAGCTAA
- a CDS encoding two-component system sensor histidine kinase NtrB, producing MQQRTIGQSPRFANELTQTNDRLQAEILERQKSEQILRSIVAGTVSATGVDFFRSLVRSLADALDVRYAFISECMDAPPTRVRSFAFWQGNEFGNEFEYDLYGTPCERIIGSNSYQCFPAQIQALFPAEKAEFEEMEAQSYAGIPLLTSTGKLLGHLAVLDDKEMASNDRNQAILEIFAARAAAEMERLQVEDALRVSETKFSTAFRSSPDAIAISTLDNGTYLEINDRCLQMLGYRREEMLGRSTLELGVWANPADRDSISQQLQQQGTVSNLEIWFRRKSGEIFPTLFSAEAIYLEDEPCLLAVAADITLLKQAEKALARLAEIGELAATIVHEVRNPLTTILMGLNAFKKLQLSERFQEYLALSLDEADRLQRLLSQILLYSKPQTLDRSELELNSFILETLGTLQTIPTASGKQLEFIPNNEPIYVLVDRDKFKQVIVNLITNACEASDIGDVITTKLDRTEDRRVCLQIHNGGMPIPADILPRLTQPFFTTKASGTGLGLAIVKRIVEAHDGEFRIESGEEIGSIVTVKLPIMLS from the coding sequence GTGCAGCAACGCACGATTGGGCAAAGCCCACGCTTCGCGAACGAATTAACCCAGACAAACGATAGACTCCAAGCCGAAATTTTAGAACGCCAAAAATCCGAACAAATCCTCAGATCGATCGTCGCTGGCACGGTTTCCGCCACTGGTGTAGACTTCTTTCGATCGCTCGTTCGCTCCCTCGCAGATGCGCTCGACGTTCGTTATGCCTTCATCAGCGAGTGCATGGATGCGCCACCCACTCGCGTGCGGAGTTTTGCCTTTTGGCAGGGCAATGAATTTGGTAACGAGTTCGAGTACGATCTGTACGGTACGCCCTGCGAAAGGATTATTGGCAGTAATAGCTATCAGTGTTTCCCCGCCCAGATTCAAGCTTTGTTTCCCGCAGAAAAAGCTGAATTCGAGGAAATGGAAGCACAGAGTTATGCTGGCATTCCATTATTGACTTCGACAGGCAAACTGTTGGGACATCTGGCGGTACTAGATGACAAAGAAATGGCATCTAACGATCGCAATCAGGCAATTCTAGAGATTTTTGCAGCACGGGCGGCGGCGGAGATGGAACGTCTGCAAGTCGAAGATGCCCTACGAGTTTCGGAAACCAAGTTCTCGACAGCGTTTCGCTCCTCTCCAGATGCGATCGCCATTAGTACTCTCGACAATGGGACTTACCTCGAAATCAACGATCGTTGCTTGCAGATGCTGGGATATCGCCGCGAAGAAATGCTCGGACGCAGTACGCTAGAACTGGGAGTGTGGGCTAATCCAGCCGATCGAGACTCGATCTCTCAACAACTACAGCAGCAAGGCACAGTCAGCAATCTAGAGATCTGGTTTCGCCGTAAATCGGGGGAGATTTTCCCCACGTTGTTTTCTGCCGAGGCAATTTATTTAGAAGACGAACCATGCTTATTAGCAGTAGCGGCGGATATTACCCTACTCAAACAAGCCGAAAAAGCGTTAGCCAGACTAGCCGAAATTGGCGAACTAGCCGCCACGATCGTCCATGAGGTACGAAATCCCCTCACCACGATTTTGATGGGCTTAAATGCCTTTAAAAAGCTGCAACTCTCCGAGCGATTTCAAGAATATCTCGCTCTATCCTTAGACGAAGCCGATCGACTGCAACGTTTACTGAGCCAGATTTTACTGTATTCCAAACCCCAAACACTCGATCGATCCGAACTGGAACTAAATAGTTTCATTTTAGAAACTTTAGGCACCTTACAAACTATCCCTACGGCTTCGGGAAAACAGCTAGAATTTATCCCGAATAACGAACCGATTTATGTGTTAGTCGATCGAGATAAGTTCAAGCAGGTTATCGTTAATTTAATAACTAATGCCTGCGAAGCGAGCGATATCGGTGATGTTATTACCACTAAACTAGATCGAACCGAAGATCGCCGCGTTTGTCTGCAAATTCATAATGGTGGTATGCCGATTCCTGCCGATATTTTGCCACGATTGACACAGCCTTTTTTCACAACTAAAGCCAGTGGTACGGGATTGGGTTTAGCGATCGTCAAACGCATTGTCGAAGCTCACGATGGTGAGTTTCGGATTGAGTCTGGGGAGGAAATTGGCTCGATCGTTACAGT